In Malus sylvestris chromosome 16, drMalSylv7.2, whole genome shotgun sequence, the following are encoded in one genomic region:
- the LOC126608735 gene encoding probable inactive receptor kinase At1g27190, which produces MKVILVIVSLLLFNSLLPCYSIEDDVACLQGVKSSLTDPEGRLSQWDLANRSVASICKLVGVTCWNEKENRLISLQLPSMELAGKLPESLKFCHSLQSLDLSGNSLSGSIPPQICNWLPYLVTLDLSGNSLSGSIPPEIANCKFLNTLILNDNRLSGSLPYELGRLDRLKKLSVANNDLTGTIPLDLSNFEKDDFDGNDGLCGKPLGSKCGGLSSKSLGIIIAAGAISAAGSLILGLGIWWWFFVRAGRKKRSFGDSFGGGDKSEGSWVGLLRSHKAVQVSLFQKPIVKVRLADLLAATNSFDPQNIVISTRTGVSYKAVLPDGSAMAIKRLNACKLGEKQFRLEMNRLGQVRHPNLVPLLGFCGLEEEKLLVYKHMYNGTLHSQLHGSGNVNSQYGFLDWPTRLRIGVGAARGLAWLHHACQPPYMHQNISSNVILLDYDFEARITDFGLARLVASRDSNDSSFVNGDLGEFGYVAPEYASTMVASLKGDVYGFGVVLLELVTGQKPLEISNVLEGFKGNLVDWVNHLSNTGRSMDAIDNVLSGKGHDDEILQFMRVACTCVVSRPKDRPSMYQVYESLKSFAEKHGFSEQYDEFPLVYGKPVPES; this is translated from the coding sequence ATGAAGGTCATTTTGGTCATAGTCTCACTCTTGCTCTTCAACTCCCTCCTCCCCTGCTACTCCATAGAAGACGACGTCGCATGCCTCCAGGGCGTCAAGTCCTCGCTCACCGATCCAGAAGGGCGGCTGAGCCAATGGGACCTTGCCAACAGGTCGGTGGCCTCCATCTGCAAGCTGGTCGGCGTTACCTGCTGGAACGAGAAGGAGAATCGCCTCATCAGCCTCCAGCTCCCGTCAATGGAGCTCGCCGGCAAGCTCCCGGAGTCTCTCAAGTTCTGCCACAGCCTCCAGAGCTTGGATCTCTCCGGTAACTCTCTCTCCGGTTCGATTCCTCCCCAAATCTGCAACTGGCTTCCTTACCTCGTAACCCTAGATCTTTCTGGCAACTCTCTCTCCGGTTCGATCCCGCCGGAGATCGCCAACTGTAAGTTCCTCAACACTCTAATTTTGAACGACAATCGCCTCTCCGGTTCTTTGCCATACGAGCTCGGCCGGCTCGATAGGCTGAAGAAATTGTCCGTCGCTAATAACGATTTAACCGGCACGATTCCGCTGGACCTGTCGAATTTTGAGAAGGATGATTTTGATGGGAACGACGGGCTTTGTGGGAAGCCTCTGGGGTCGAAATGCGGTGGATTGAGCAGCAAAAGCCTTGGCATTATCATCGCCGCCGGTGCTATTAGTGCTGCCGGGTCTCTGATCTTGGGATTGGGCATTTGGTGGTGGTTTTTCGTCAGGGCGGGTCGGAAAAAGCGAAGCTTTGGTGACAGTTTTGGCGGTGGTGATAAGAGTGAGGGTAGCTGGGTTGGGTTATTGAGGTCTCACAAGGCTGTTCAGGTGTCTCTGTTTCAAAAACCCATTGTGAAAGTCCGGTTGGCAGATTTGTTGGCCGCCACCAACAGTTTCGACCCCCAAAACATTGTCATTTCTACGAGGACCGGTGTTTCGTACAAGGCTGTGCTACCTGATGGGTCGGCAATGGCGATTAAGCGGCTCAATGCGTGTAAGCTTGGTGAGAAACAGTTTAGGTTGGAGATGAATAGGTTGGGGCAGGTTAGGCATCCGAATTTGGTGCCTTTGCTGGGGTTTTGTGGTTTGGAGGAAGAGAAGCTTTTGGTGTATAAGCACATGTACAATGGCACATTACACTCCCAGTTACATGGAAGTGGTAATGTGAATAGCCAGTATGGTTTTTTGGATTGGCCGACTCGGCTAAGGATTGGTGTAGGTGCTGCTAGAGGACTTGCCTGGCTTCACCATGCGTGTCAGCCGCCTTATATGCATCAGAACATTAGCTCGAATGTGATTCTTCTCGACTATGATTTTGAAGCTCGCATAACGGATTTTGGGCTGGCAAGGCTGGTGGCTTCTCGTGACTCCAATGACAGTTCGTTTGTAAATGGGGATTTGGGAGAGTTTGGTTATGTGGCTCCTGAGTACGCGAGCACGATGGTGGCATCGTTGAAAGGGGATGTGTATGGTTTTGGGGTTGTTCTTTTGGAATTGGTGACTGGACAGAAGCCGCTTGAAATCAGTAATGTATTGGAAGGATTCAAGGGGAACTTGGTGGATTGGGTGAATCATTTATCAAACACTGGTCGAAGCATGGATGCCATTGACAATGTCTTATCTGGGAAAGGTCACGATGATGAAATTTTGCAGTTTATGAGGGTTGCTTGTACTTGTGTTGTTTCTAGGCCAAAGGATAGGCCTTCCATGTACCAGGTTTACGAGTCACTGAAGAGTTTTGCTGAGAAACACGGTTTCTCCGAACAGTATGATGAATTTCCGTTAGTCTATGGCAAACCTGTTCCCGAATCCTGA
- the LOC126607840 gene encoding serine/threonine-protein phosphatase PP2A catalytic subunit-like yields MPSHSDLDRQIEHLMECKTLPEAEVKTLCEQARAILVEEWNVQPVKCPVTVCGDIHGQFYDLIELFRIGGNAPDTNYCFMGDYVDRGYYSVETVTLLVALKVRYRDRITILRGNHESRQITQVYGFYDECLRKYGNANVWKFFTDLFDYLPLTALIESQVFCLHGGLSPSLDTLDNIRALDRIQEVPHEGPMCDLLWSDPDDRCGWGISPRGAGYTFGQDIAAQFNHTNGLSLISRAHQLVMEGYNWCQEKNVVTVFSAPNYCYRCGNMAAILEIGENMEQNFLQFDPAPRQIEPDNTRKTPDYFL; encoded by the exons ATGCCGTCTCATTCGGATCTGGACCGTCAGATCGAGCATCTGATGGAGTGCAAGACGTTGCCGGAGGCGGAGGTGAAGACGCTGTGCGAGCAGGCGAGGGCGATCCTGGTGGAGGAGTGGAACGTGCAGCCGGTGAAGTGCCCCGTGACGGTGTGCGGGGATATACACGGCCAGTTTTACGACCTCATTGAGCTGTTTCGGATAGGAGGGAACGCTCCCGATACTAATTACTGTTTTATGGGTGATTATGTAG ATCGTGGGTACTATTCCGTGGAGACTGTCACGCTTCTGGTCGCCCTCAAAGTCCGTTATAGAGATAGAATTACAATCCTCAGAGGAAATCACGAGAGTCGGCAAATTACTCAAGT GTATGGTTTTTATGACGAATGCTTGAGAAAGTATGGGAATGCCAATGTCTGGAAGTTCTTTACCGATTTATTTGATTATCTTCCCCTTACAGCCCTCATTGAGAGTCAG GTCTTCTGTTTGCATGGGGGTCTTTCACCATCTTTGGACACTTTGGACAATATTCGAGCTTTGGACCGTATACAGGAG GTTCCGCATGAAGGACCAATGTGCGATCTCTTGTGGTCTGACCCAGATGACCGCTGTGGGTGGGGAATATCTCCACGTGGTGCTGGTTACACATTCGGGCAGGATATAGCCGCTCAGTTTAACCATACCAATGGACTCAGTCTCATTTCAAGAGCCCATCAGCTTGTCATGGAAGGATACAATTGGTGCCAG GAGAAGAATGTGGTGACTGTTTTTAGCGCTCCAAACTATTGTTATCGGTGCGGGAACATGGCTGCAATTTTGGAAATTGGGGAGAACATGGAACAGAATTTTCTGCAGTTTGATCCCGCACCTCGTCAAATTGAACCTGACAACACACGCAAGACTCCGGactattttttgtaa
- the LOC126607841 gene encoding uncharacterized protein LOC126607841 → MPSDSSLFLLLLFSIAFNLLSLAHATIGSEESGGGIGRRALLSLKETPHGSNATYECSPAGPCVPCLYPEKKDEKYRCSETGYRIPLKCVEMKHGSKEAKMKGAQKSRSALEISHNIEESDKADDLGTYVKHRSLLDDSSTQEPQAYITYRSCIPAVNEEKLSVLGFEVIVLFLLLISGSLVYFRRKQTTSTAGFVRIQNNSRF, encoded by the exons ATGCCTTCAGATTCATCACTCTTTCTCCTACTGCTCTTCTCCATAGCTTTCAATCTGCTCTCTCTAGCCCACGCCAC GATCGGAAGCGAAGAAAGCGGAGGAGGGATTGGGCGGAGGGCGCTGCTGAGTCTGAAAGAAACTCCTCACGGAAGCAACGCCACCTACGAATGCTCTCCGGCTGGCCCTTGCGTTCCTTGCCTTTACCCCGAAAAG AAAGACGAGAAGTATCGCTGCAGTGAGACTGGGTATCGCATCCCCTTGAAATGTGTTGAAATGAAACATGGCTCAAAGGAAGCTAAAATGAAAGGTGCTCAAAAGAGTCGATCTGCTCTGGAGATCTCCCACAACATTGAAGAATCGGATAAAGCAGACGACCTTGGTACTTATGTAAAGCATAGAAGTTTACTTGATGATTCATCCACACAAGAGCCACAGGCTTACATTACATATAGAAGCTGTATACCAGCAGTTAATGAAGAGAAGTTGTCGGTGCTTGGTTTCGAG GTGATCGTGCTGTTCTTGTTGCTCATCAGCGGTTCATTAGTATACTTCAGAAGAAAGCAGACTACTTCAACTGCAGGATTTGTACGAATTCAGAACAACTCCAGGTTTTAA